A section of the Citrobacter farmeri genome encodes:
- the rssB gene encoding two-component system response regulator RssB, which produces MTQPLVGKQILIVEDEPVFRSLLDSWFSSLGATTALAGDGLEALERLADFTPDLMICDLAMPRMNGLSLVEHLRNRGDQTPILVISATENMADIAKALRLGVDDVLLKPVKDLTRLRETVFACLYPNMFNSRVEEEERLFRDWDAMVDNPAAAAKLLQELQPPVQQVISHCRVNYRQLVSADKPGLVLDIAPLSDNDLAFYCLDVTRAGDNGVLAALLLRALFNGLLQDQLAHQNQRLPELGALLKQVNHLLRQANLPGQFPLLVGYYHSELKNLILVSAGLNATLNTGSHNVQISNGVPLGTLGNTYLNQISQRCEAWQCQIWGAGGRLRLMLSAE; this is translated from the coding sequence ATGACGCAGCCATTGGTCGGAAAACAGATTCTAATCGTTGAGGATGAGCCGGTTTTCCGCTCGCTTCTGGATTCGTGGTTTTCCTCTTTGGGAGCGACAACGGCACTGGCGGGCGATGGTTTAGAGGCACTGGAGCGTTTAGCCGATTTTACGCCCGATCTTATGATTTGCGATCTCGCTATGCCAAGAATGAACGGCCTCAGCCTGGTAGAGCATCTGCGTAACCGTGGTGATCAGACGCCAATTCTGGTGATTTCGGCGACAGAAAATATGGCCGATATTGCCAAAGCATTACGTCTCGGTGTGGATGACGTTTTGCTGAAACCGGTAAAGGACCTGACCCGGTTGCGGGAAACGGTGTTCGCCTGCCTTTATCCAAACATGTTTAATTCCCGTGTTGAAGAAGAAGAGCGTCTGTTTCGCGACTGGGATGCGATGGTGGACAATCCCGCCGCTGCCGCGAAATTGCTACAGGAACTTCAGCCTCCGGTACAGCAGGTTATTTCGCATTGCCGGGTCAATTACCGACAGCTGGTTTCGGCGGATAAGCCAGGACTGGTTCTGGATATCGCACCGCTTTCTGATAACGATCTGGCATTTTATTGTCTGGATGTTACCCGGGCGGGCGACAACGGCGTGCTGGCGGCGTTACTTCTGCGGGCGTTATTTAATGGCTTGTTGCAGGATCAACTTGCGCATCAGAATCAGCGCCTGCCGGAACTAGGGGCATTATTGAAACAGGTCAACCATCTGCTTCGTCAGGCCAATTTACCCGGACAGTTCCCGCTATTAGTCGGCTATTATCATAGTGAGCTTAAAAATCTGATTCTGGTTTCTGCCGGACTCAATGCGACATTAAATACCGGATCGCATAATGTGCAGATCAGTAATGGCGTTCCGCTGGGAACGTTGGGCAATACCTATCTCAACCAAATTAGCCAACGCTGCGAAGCCTGGCAGTGTCAAATTTGGGGGGCAGGGGGGCGACTACGCCTTATGTTGTCTGCGGAATGA
- the galU gene encoding UTP--glucose-1-phosphate uridylyltransferase GalU produces the protein MAAINSKVKKAVIPVAGLGTRMLPATKAIPKEMLPLVDKPLIQYVVNECIAAGITEIVLVTHSSKNSIENHFDTSFELEAMLEKRVKRQLLEEVQSICPPHVTIMQVRQGLAKGLGHAVLCAHPVVGNEPVAVILPDVILDEFESDLSQDNLAEMIRRFDETGNSQIMVEPVADVTAYGVVDCKGVPLAPGESVPMVGVVEKPKADVAPSNLAIVGRYVLSADIWPLLAKTPPGAGDEIQLTDAIDMLIEKETVEAYHMKGKSHDCGNKLGYMQAFVEYGIRHNSLGSEFKSWLEEEMGIKK, from the coding sequence ATGGCTGCCATTAACTCGAAAGTCAAAAAAGCCGTTATCCCGGTAGCGGGATTAGGAACCAGGATGTTACCGGCGACGAAAGCGATCCCGAAAGAGATGTTGCCGCTGGTTGATAAGCCATTAATTCAGTATGTCGTTAACGAGTGTATTGCTGCGGGCATCACTGAAATTGTGTTGGTGACTCACTCATCGAAAAATTCGATCGAAAACCACTTCGATACCAGCTTTGAACTGGAAGCGATGCTGGAAAAACGCGTTAAGCGCCAGTTACTCGAAGAAGTGCAATCTATTTGCCCGCCGCACGTCACAATAATGCAGGTTCGTCAGGGGCTGGCAAAAGGCCTGGGTCACGCGGTATTGTGCGCGCATCCGGTGGTCGGTAATGAGCCTGTCGCCGTTATTTTGCCAGACGTTATTCTTGATGAATTTGAGTCAGATTTATCCCAGGATAACCTGGCCGAAATGATTCGTCGTTTTGATGAAACCGGAAATAGCCAGATCATGGTTGAGCCGGTTGCTGATGTGACCGCATACGGTGTTGTTGACTGTAAAGGTGTGCCGCTGGCTCCGGGTGAAAGCGTTCCGATGGTAGGGGTTGTTGAGAAACCGAAAGCCGATGTCGCCCCATCAAACCTGGCAATTGTTGGCCGCTACGTGCTGAGCGCGGATATCTGGCCTCTGCTGGCGAAAACCCCTCCGGGAGCGGGTGACGAAATTCAGTTGACTGACGCGATCGATATGCTGATCGAAAAAGAGACCGTCGAAGCCTATCATATGAAAGGCAAGAGCCACGACTGCGGCAATAAATTAGGTTATATGCAGGCGTTTGTGGAATATGGCATTCGACATAATTCACTTGGCAGCGAATTTAAGTCCTGGCTCGAAGAAGAGATGGGGATTAAGAAGTAA
- the hns gene encoding histone-like nucleoid-structuring protein H-NS, translating to MSEALKILNNIRTLRAQARECTLETLEEMLEKLEVVVNERREEESAAAAEVEERTRKLQQYREMLIADGIDPNELLNSMAAVKSGTKAKRAARPAKYSYVDENGETKTWTGQGRTPAVIKKAMEEQGKQLDDFLIKE from the coding sequence ATGAGCGAAGCACTTAAAATTCTGAACAACATCCGTACTCTTCGTGCGCAGGCAAGAGAATGTACCCTTGAGACGCTGGAAGAAATGCTGGAAAAATTAGAAGTTGTTGTTAACGAACGTCGTGAAGAAGAAAGCGCGGCAGCGGCTGAAGTTGAAGAGCGCACTCGTAAACTGCAACAATATCGTGAAATGTTGATTGCTGACGGTATTGATCCGAATGAACTGCTGAATAGCATGGCGGCGGTTAAATCCGGCACCAAAGCTAAACGTGCAGCGCGTCCGGCTAAATATAGCTACGTTGACGAAAACGGCGAAACGAAAACCTGGACTGGTCAGGGTCGTACTCCGGCAGTGATCAAGAAAGCAATGGAAGAGCAAGGTAAACAACTGGACGATTTCCTGATTAAGGAATAA
- the tdk gene encoding thymidine kinase, which translates to MAQLYFYYSAMNAGKSTALLQSSYNYQERGMRTVVYTAEIDDRYGAGKVSSRIGLSSPAKLFNQNSSLYEEIAADNALQPIHCVLVDECQFLTRQQVYELSEVVDQLDIPVLCYGLRTDFRGELFVGSQYLLAWSDKLVELKTICFCGRKASMVLRLDQAGRPYNEGEQVVIGGNERYVSVCRKHYKEALEEGSLTAIQERHSHD; encoded by the coding sequence ATGGCACAGCTATATTTCTACTATTCAGCAATGAATGCAGGTAAGTCGACTGCCTTACTGCAATCTTCATACAATTACCAGGAACGCGGCATGCGTACTGTCGTATATACCGCCGAAATAGACGATCGTTATGGTGCGGGGAAAGTGAGTTCGCGTATCGGGTTGTCTTCCCCCGCCAAATTATTTAACCAGAATTCATCGTTGTATGAAGAGATTGCTGCCGATAATGCACTACAGCCTATTCATTGTGTGCTGGTGGACGAATGTCAGTTTTTAACCCGACAGCAGGTTTATGAATTATCGGAAGTTGTTGATCAACTGGATATTCCGGTGCTGTGCTACGGATTGCGTACTGATTTTCGCGGCGAACTGTTTGTTGGTAGCCAATACCTGCTGGCGTGGTCAGATAAGCTGGTAGAATTAAAAACGATCTGCTTCTGCGGACGTAAAGCGAGTATGGTGCTACGACTTGATCAGGCAGGCAGACCCTATAATGAGGGCGAGCAGGTGGTCATTGGCGGCAACGAGCGGTATGTGTCTGTCTGTCGTAAGCATTATAAGGAAGCGCTCGAGGAGGGCTCCCTGACGGCGATACAGGAACGTCATAGCCACGATTAG
- the adhE gene encoding bifunctional acetaldehyde-CoA/alcohol dehydrogenase, whose product MAVTNVAELNALVERVKKAQREYASFTQEQVDKIFRAAALAAADARIPLAKMAVAESGMGIVEDKVIKNHFASEYIYNAYKDEKTCGVLSEDDTFGTITIAEPIGIICGIVPTTNPTSTAIFKSLISLKTRNAIIFSPHPRAKDATNKAADIVLQAAIAAGAPKDLIGWIDQPSVELSNALMHHPDINLILATGGPGMVKAAYSSGKPAIGVGAGNTPVVIDETADIKRAVASVLMSKTFDNGVICASEQSVVVVDSVYDAVRERFASHGGYMLQGKELKAVQDVILKNGALNAAIVGQPAYKIAELAGFSVPETTKILIGEVKVVDESEPFAHEKLSPTLAMYRAKDFEDAVIKAEKLVAMGGIGHTSCLYTDQDNQPERVAYFGQMMKTARILINTPASQGGIGDLYNFKLAPSLTLGCGSWGGNSISENVGPKHLINKKTVAKRAENMLWHKLPKSIYFRRGSLPIALDEVITDGHKRALIVTDRFLFNNGYADQITSVLKAAGVETEVFFEVEADPTLSVVRKGAELANSFKPDVIIALGGGSPMDAAKIMWVMYEHPETHFEELALRFMDIRKRIYKFPKMGVKAKMIAVTTTSGTGSEVTPFAVVTDDATGQKYPLADYALTPDMAIVDANLVMDMPKSLCAFGGLDAVTHALEAYVSVLASEFSDGQALQALKLLKENLPASYNEGSKNPVARERVHSAATIAGIAFANAFLGVCHSMAHKLGSQFHIPHGLANALLISNVIRYNANDNPTKQTAFSQYDRPQARRRYAEIADHLGLSAPGDRTAAKIEKLLAWLESLKAELGIPKSIREAGVQEADFLAHVDKLSEDAFDDQCTGANPRYPLISELKQILLDTFYGREFSEGTPAAKEVAAAPKAEKKAKKSA is encoded by the coding sequence ATGGCTGTTACTAATGTCGCTGAACTTAACGCACTCGTAGAGCGCGTCAAAAAAGCCCAGCGTGAATATGCCAGTTTCACTCAAGAACAAGTTGATAAAATCTTCCGCGCCGCCGCTCTGGCCGCTGCAGATGCTCGAATCCCTCTTGCGAAGATGGCCGTTGCTGAATCCGGCATGGGCATCGTCGAAGATAAAGTGATTAAAAACCACTTTGCTTCTGAATACATCTATAACGCATATAAAGATGAAAAAACCTGCGGCGTGCTGTCTGAAGACGACACCTTCGGGACCATCACCATTGCTGAGCCTATCGGCATCATCTGCGGTATCGTACCGACCACAAACCCAACCTCTACGGCAATCTTTAAGTCCCTGATTAGCCTGAAAACCCGTAACGCCATCATCTTCTCTCCGCACCCGCGTGCGAAAGATGCAACCAACAAAGCGGCAGATATCGTGCTGCAGGCGGCTATCGCTGCTGGCGCACCGAAAGACCTGATTGGCTGGATCGATCAACCTTCCGTAGAACTGTCTAACGCGCTGATGCATCACCCGGATATCAACCTGATTCTGGCGACCGGTGGTCCTGGCATGGTGAAGGCAGCATACAGCTCCGGTAAACCTGCTATTGGCGTGGGTGCAGGTAACACGCCGGTGGTTATCGACGAAACCGCAGATATCAAGCGTGCTGTTGCATCTGTGCTGATGTCCAAAACCTTCGATAACGGCGTTATCTGTGCTTCTGAACAGTCTGTTGTTGTGGTTGATTCCGTTTACGATGCCGTTCGCGAACGTTTTGCCAGCCACGGCGGCTACATGCTGCAGGGTAAAGAACTGAAAGCCGTTCAGGACGTGATCCTGAAAAATGGCGCGCTGAACGCCGCTATTGTGGGTCAGCCAGCGTATAAAATTGCTGAACTGGCCGGCTTCTCTGTACCAGAAACCACCAAGATTCTGATCGGTGAAGTGAAAGTCGTTGATGAGAGCGAACCGTTCGCACACGAAAAACTGTCCCCGACGCTGGCAATGTACCGTGCGAAAGATTTCGAAGACGCGGTTATTAAAGCAGAGAAACTGGTTGCAATGGGCGGTATCGGTCATACCTCTTGCCTGTATACCGACCAGGACAACCAGCCGGAACGCGTGGCTTACTTCGGCCAGATGATGAAAACCGCACGTATCCTGATCAACACCCCGGCATCTCAGGGTGGTATCGGTGACCTGTATAACTTCAAACTCGCACCTTCCCTGACTCTGGGTTGTGGTTCCTGGGGTGGTAACTCCATCTCTGAAAACGTTGGTCCGAAACACCTGATCAACAAGAAAACCGTTGCTAAGCGAGCTGAAAACATGTTGTGGCACAAACTTCCGAAATCTATCTACTTCCGCCGTGGCTCACTGCCTATCGCGCTGGATGAAGTGATTACTGATGGCCACAAACGTGCGCTCATCGTGACTGACCGCTTCCTGTTTAACAACGGTTATGCAGACCAGATCACCTCTGTGCTGAAAGCCGCTGGCGTTGAAACCGAAGTGTTCTTTGAAGTAGAAGCTGACCCAACGCTCTCTGTGGTCCGTAAAGGCGCGGAACTGGCTAACTCCTTCAAACCTGACGTGATCATCGCGCTGGGTGGCGGTTCCCCGATGGACGCCGCGAAAATCATGTGGGTCATGTACGAACATCCGGAAACACACTTCGAAGAACTGGCACTGCGCTTTATGGATATCCGTAAACGTATCTACAAGTTCCCGAAAATGGGCGTGAAAGCGAAAATGATCGCGGTCACTACCACGTCCGGTACGGGTTCTGAAGTCACGCCGTTCGCCGTTGTGACCGACGATGCAACCGGTCAGAAATACCCACTGGCTGACTATGCCCTGACCCCGGATATGGCGATTGTCGATGCCAACCTGGTGATGGACATGCCGAAATCCCTGTGTGCCTTTGGTGGCCTTGATGCGGTGACTCACGCCCTGGAAGCTTACGTTTCCGTACTGGCTTCTGAGTTCTCGGATGGTCAGGCACTGCAGGCGCTGAAACTGCTGAAAGAAAACCTGCCAGCGTCCTATAACGAAGGGTCTAAAAACCCGGTAGCCCGTGAACGTGTTCACAGTGCAGCAACCATCGCCGGTATCGCGTTTGCGAACGCCTTCCTCGGTGTTTGTCACTCAATGGCGCACAAACTGGGCTCTCAGTTCCACATTCCGCACGGCCTGGCAAACGCCCTGCTGATCAGCAACGTTATTCGCTACAACGCGAACGACAACCCGACCAAGCAGACTGCCTTCAGTCAGTATGACCGTCCGCAGGCACGCCGTCGTTATGCTGAAATCGCAGACCATCTGGGTCTGAGTGCACCGGGCGACCGTACTGCAGCCAAGATCGAGAAACTGCTGGCCTGGCTGGAAAGCCTGAAAGCTGAACTGGGTATTCCGAAGTCAATCCGCGAAGCGGGTGTTCAGGAAGCAGACTTCCTGGCTCATGTTGACAAGCTGTCTGAAGATGCATTCGATGACCAGTGCACCGGCGCTAACCCGCGCTACCCGCTGATCTCCGAACTGAAACAGATCCTGCTGGATACCTTCTATGGTCGTGAGTTCTCTGAAGGAACGCCGGCAGCGAAAGAAGTTGCTGCTGCGCCGAAAGCAGAGAAGAAGGCGAAGAAATCTGCTTAA
- the ychE gene encoding NAAT family transporter YchE — translation MIQTLFDFPVYFKFFIGLFALVNPVGIIPVFISMTSYQTAAARNKTNLTANLSVAIILWTSLFLGDGILQLFGISIDSFRIAGGILVVTIAMSMISGKLGEDKQNKQEKSETAIRESVGVVPLALPLMAGPGAISSTIVWGTRYHSVMYLLGFFVAIAIFALCCWGLFRMAPWLVRVLGQTGINVITRIMGLLLMALGIEFIVTGIKAIFPGLLS, via the coding sequence GTGATCCAAACGCTGTTTGATTTTCCTGTTTATTTCAAATTTTTCATCGGGTTATTTGCACTAGTTAACCCGGTTGGGATTATTCCTGTCTTCATTAGTATGACCAGCTACCAGACAGCGGCGGCGCGTAACAAAACGAACCTGACTGCCAACCTGTCTGTTGCAATCATTTTGTGGACCTCGTTATTCCTCGGCGACGGCATTCTGCAACTGTTCGGTATCTCGATTGATTCGTTCCGTATCGCCGGCGGGATCCTCGTGGTCACTATCGCGATGTCGATGATCAGCGGCAAGCTGGGTGAGGATAAGCAGAACAAGCAGGAAAAATCGGAAACGGCGATTCGGGAGAGTGTAGGCGTTGTTCCACTGGCGCTGCCGCTGATGGCAGGCCCCGGGGCGATCAGTTCGACGATCGTATGGGGAACGCGTTACCACAGCGTCATGTACTTGCTTGGCTTTTTTGTCGCCATTGCGATTTTTGCCCTGTGTTGTTGGGGGCTTTTCCGTATGGCACCGTGGTTAGTGCGTGTCCTGGGGCAGACAGGCATCAACGTGATTACCCGAATTATGGGTCTGCTATTAATGGCGCTGGGCATCGAATTTATCGTCACCGGTATTAAGGCCATATTCCCTGGGCTGTTAAGTTAA
- the oppA gene encoding oligopeptide ABC transporter substrate-binding protein OppA: MTNTKKSLVAAGILTALIAGNVATAAVVPAGVQLAEKQTLVRNNGSEVQSLDPHKIEGVPESNISRDLFEGLIISDVDGKPSPGVAEKWENKDFKVWTFHLRKDAKWSDGSPVTAHDFVYSWQRLANPNTASPYASYLQYGHIVNIDDIVAGKKPPTDLGVKAIDDNTFEVTLSEPVPYFYKLLVHSSVSPVPKAAVEKYGEKWTQPANIITNGAYKLKDWVVNEHIVLERNPDYWDNAKTVINQVTYLPIASEVTDVNRYRSGEIDMTYNNMPIELFQKLKKEIPNEVHVDPYLCTYYYEINNQKAPFTDVRVRTALKLALDRDIIVNKVKNQGDLPAYSFTPPYTDGAKLTEPEWFGWTQEKRNEEAKKLLAEAGYTADKPLTFNLLYNTSDLHKKLAIAAASIWKKNLGVNVKLENQEWKTFLDTRHQGNYDVSRAAWCADYNEPTSFLNMVLSDSSNNTTHYKSPTFDKILADALKATNEEQRTELYGKAEQQLDKDSAIVPVFYYVNARLVKPWVGGYTGKDPMDNIHVKDLYIIKH; this comes from the coding sequence ATGACCAACACGAAGAAAAGTTTAGTGGCGGCAGGAATTTTAACTGCGCTCATCGCCGGAAATGTGGCAACAGCGGCGGTCGTTCCCGCCGGTGTGCAACTGGCAGAAAAACAGACGCTGGTGCGAAATAATGGCTCGGAAGTACAGTCCCTCGATCCGCATAAAATCGAAGGCGTGCCGGAATCCAATATCAGCCGCGATCTATTCGAAGGGCTAATCATCAGTGACGTCGATGGTAAACCTTCTCCGGGCGTGGCTGAGAAATGGGAAAATAAAGACTTTAAAGTCTGGACATTCCATCTGCGCAAAGACGCAAAATGGTCTGATGGCTCACCGGTGACCGCCCACGATTTTGTTTACAGCTGGCAGCGCCTGGCTAATCCGAATACCGCATCCCCTTACGCCAGTTATCTGCAGTATGGCCACATCGTCAATATTGACGACATTGTTGCTGGCAAAAAACCGCCAACCGATCTTGGTGTTAAAGCCATTGATGATAATACCTTTGAAGTTACCCTCAGCGAGCCTGTTCCTTATTTCTACAAACTGCTGGTGCACTCATCTGTTTCCCCGGTTCCTAAAGCGGCGGTCGAAAAATACGGTGAGAAGTGGACTCAGCCAGCCAATATTATTACCAACGGCGCGTATAAGCTGAAAGACTGGGTCGTTAACGAACATATCGTGCTCGAGCGCAATCCTGATTACTGGGACAACGCCAAAACGGTCATTAATCAGGTGACCTACCTGCCAATCGCTTCAGAAGTGACAGACGTCAACCGCTACCGTAGCGGTGAAATCGACATGACCTATAACAACATGCCGATTGAACTGTTCCAGAAGCTGAAAAAAGAGATCCCGAACGAAGTTCACGTTGACCCGTATCTGTGCACCTACTATTACGAAATCAATAACCAGAAAGCACCGTTTACGGATGTTCGCGTGCGTACCGCGCTCAAGCTGGCGCTGGACCGCGATATTATCGTTAATAAAGTGAAAAATCAGGGTGACCTGCCGGCATACAGCTTCACGCCTCCGTATACCGATGGCGCAAAACTGACTGAACCAGAGTGGTTTGGCTGGACGCAGGAAAAACGTAACGAAGAAGCGAAAAAATTACTGGCTGAAGCCGGATATACGGCCGATAAACCATTGACCTTTAATCTGCTGTATAACACTTCTGATCTGCATAAAAAACTGGCTATCGCCGCCGCGTCCATCTGGAAGAAAAATTTAGGCGTGAATGTGAAGCTGGAAAACCAGGAGTGGAAAACCTTCCTCGATACGCGTCATCAGGGTAACTATGATGTCTCTCGTGCGGCCTGGTGTGCGGATTACAACGAGCCAACATCCTTCCTGAACATGGTGTTGTCTGACAGCTCAAACAACACGACGCACTATAAGAGCCCGACATTTGACAAGATCCTCGCCGATGCGCTGAAAGCAACGAATGAAGAACAGCGTACTGAGCTTTACGGTAAAGCCGAACAGCAGCTTGATAAGGATTCTGCGATTGTACCGGTGTTCTACTACGTCAACGCCCGTCTGGTAAAACCGTGGGTGGGTGGTTATACCGGTAAAGACCCGATGGATAATATCCACGTCAAAGACTTGTATATTATTAAGCATTAA
- the oppB gene encoding oligopeptide ABC transporter permease OppB, producing MLKFILRRCLEAIPTLFILITISFFMMRLAPGSPFTGERALPAEVLANIEAKYHLNDPIMTQYFSYLKQLAHGDFGPSFKYKDYTVNDLVASSFPVSAKLGLAAFLLAVVLGVSAGVIAALKQNTRWDYAVMGVAMTGVVIPSFVVAPLLVMIFAITLKWLPGGGWNGGALKFMILPMVALSLAYIASIARITRGSMIEVLHSNFIRTARAKGLPMRRIIFRHALKPALLPVLSYMGPAFVGIITGSMVIETIYGLPGIGQLFVNGALNRDYSLVLSLTILVGTLTIVFNAIVDVLYAVIDPKIRY from the coding sequence ATGTTGAAATTTATTCTACGTCGCTGTCTGGAAGCAATTCCGACACTGTTTATTCTTATTACCATTTCGTTCTTTATGATGCGCCTTGCGCCGGGAAGTCCCTTTACCGGTGAGCGCGCGCTGCCAGCCGAAGTGCTGGCAAACATTGAAGCGAAATACCATCTTAACGATCCCATCATGACCCAGTATTTCAGCTACCTGAAGCAACTGGCGCATGGTGATTTCGGTCCTTCGTTTAAATACAAAGATTATACGGTTAACGATCTGGTCGCCTCGAGCTTCCCGGTTTCTGCGAAGCTGGGTCTTGCGGCCTTTCTTCTGGCCGTCGTCCTCGGGGTAAGCGCCGGAGTGATTGCCGCGTTGAAGCAAAACACGCGATGGGACTATGCGGTCATGGGGGTAGCCATGACCGGGGTGGTGATACCGAGCTTTGTGGTCGCGCCGCTGCTGGTTATGATATTTGCAATCACGCTCAAATGGCTGCCAGGCGGCGGCTGGAACGGCGGGGCGTTGAAATTTATGATCCTGCCGATGGTGGCGTTATCGCTGGCCTATATTGCCAGTATTGCGCGTATCACCCGAGGCTCGATGATTGAAGTGTTGCATTCAAACTTCATCCGCACCGCGCGAGCCAAAGGGCTGCCGATGCGTCGCATTATTTTCCGCCATGCGTTAAAACCCGCGCTACTCCCTGTGCTCTCTTATATGGGACCGGCATTTGTCGGGATTATTACCGGTTCGATGGTCATTGAGACGATTTATGGTTTGCCGGGTATCGGTCAGCTGTTTGTTAACGGTGCGCTGAACCGCGATTACTCGCTGGTTCTCAGTCTGACAATCCTGGTGGGGACATTAACCATTGTCTTTAATGCGATAGTTGACGTGCTGTATGCCGTCATCGACCCGAAAATTCGTTACTGA
- the oppC gene encoding oligopeptide ABC transporter permease OppC: MMLSKKNSEALENFSEKLEVEGRSLWQDARRRFMHNRAAVASLIVLVMIALFVTLAPMLSQFTYFDTDWGMMSSAPDTESGHYFGTDSSGRDLLVRVAIGGRISLMVGIAAALVAVVVGTLYGSLSGYLGGKIDSVMMRLLEILNSFPFMFFVILLVTFFGQNILLIFVAIGMVSWLDMARIVRGQTLSLKRKEFIEAAQVGGVSTGNIVLRHIVPNVLGVVVVYASLLVPSMILFESFLSFLGLGTQEPLSSWGALLSDGANSMEVSPWLLLFPAGFLVVTLFCFNFIGDGLRDALDPKDR; the protein is encoded by the coding sequence ATGATGTTAAGTAAGAAAAACAGCGAAGCGCTGGAGAATTTCAGTGAGAAACTGGAGGTCGAAGGGCGCAGCCTGTGGCAGGATGCACGCCGTCGTTTTATGCATAACCGCGCGGCGGTTGCCAGTCTGATTGTACTGGTGATGATCGCGCTGTTTGTGACGCTGGCACCCATGCTGTCGCAGTTCACCTACTTCGATACCGACTGGGGAATGATGTCCAGCGCGCCGGATACTGAATCAGGCCACTATTTCGGTACCGACTCCTCAGGACGCGATTTGCTGGTACGCGTAGCCATTGGTGGGCGGATCTCGCTGATGGTCGGCATTGCTGCCGCGCTGGTGGCCGTGGTGGTGGGCACGCTGTACGGCTCGCTTTCAGGCTATCTGGGCGGCAAAATCGACTCCGTGATGATGCGTCTGCTGGAAATCCTCAACTCCTTCCCGTTTATGTTCTTCGTTATTCTGTTGGTTACCTTCTTCGGACAAAACATTTTGCTGATTTTTGTGGCGATCGGGATGGTCTCCTGGCTGGATATGGCGCGTATTGTGCGTGGGCAGACTCTGAGCCTGAAGCGAAAAGAGTTTATCGAAGCCGCGCAGGTAGGTGGCGTGTCGACCGGCAATATCGTACTGCGCCATATTGTGCCGAATGTGCTGGGTGTGGTGGTGGTGTACGCCTCCTTGCTGGTGCCAAGTATGATCCTGTTTGAATCCTTCCTCAGCTTCCTGGGACTGGGAACGCAGGAGCCGCTGAGTAGTTGGGGCGCATTACTGAGCGATGGCGCTAACTCGATGGAAGTGTCTCCTTGGCTACTGCTGTTCCCGGCAGGCTTCCTGGTGGTGACGTTGTTCTGTTTTAACTTTATTGGCGATGGCCTGCGTGATGCCCTCGACCCGAAAGACCGTTAA